One genomic region from Candidatus Endomicrobiellum trichonymphae encodes:
- a CDS encoding lytic transglycosylase domain-containing protein has translation MKRIIGYIILVLIIFIIFNIGKKVEKKVGSFNKNPYEIYISKYSKRFAVDSLLIKAVMKKESNLNPRAVSSTGAVGLMQIMPKTAREIANQLNIMNYSGKNLKEAEINIMFGTYYLKKLLNSYNNNLILALAAYNAGIGNVENWYSKDPEIEEKIYKIPFKETRAYVRSIISIYKIYHGAEKLKTFLRI, from the coding sequence ATGAAAAGAATTATCGGATATATTATCTTAGTTTTGATAATTTTCATCATTTTTAATATTGGGAAAAAAGTTGAAAAAAAAGTCGGATCATTTAATAAAAATCCGTATGAAATTTATATAAGTAAATACTCTAAACGCTTTGCCGTCGATTCTCTGCTTATAAAAGCCGTTATGAAAAAAGAATCTAATCTAAATCCCAGAGCCGTTTCAAGCACAGGTGCCGTCGGTCTTATGCAGATAATGCCCAAAACCGCGCGGGAAATTGCGAATCAGTTAAATATTATGAATTATTCCGGCAAAAACCTCAAAGAAGCTGAAATAAACATAATGTTTGGAACATATTATCTGAAAAAGCTGTTAAATTCTTATAACAATAATCTGATTCTGGCTTTAGCCGCATACAACGCGGGAATAGGGAATGTTGAAAACTGGTACAGCAAAGATCCAGAAATAGAAGAAAAAATATATAAAATACCTTTTAAAGAAACGAGAGCTTATGTCCGGTCTATAATATCTATTTATAAAATCTATCACGGAGCGGAGAAATTAAAAACTTTTCTAAGAATTTAA
- the miaB gene encoding tRNA (N6-isopentenyl adenosine(37)-C2)-methylthiotransferase MiaB, whose protein sequence is MNYLIETIGCQMNVCDSDMLVSIFSAYGASKANNLSEADVVILNTCSVRSQAEQKAFSYLGRVKEFKQKNPCIKIVVIGCMAERLGPNIKKRFSSVDLIIGAKDIGNAALKIMNLFRTDYSAKKVNSEIKSKIVRYVTIMRGCDNYCSYCAVPFVRGREVSINCETIVNECSSMVKNDAREIILLGQNVNSYQYEDVNFASLIKKTAAIENLERIRFMTNHPKDLSDDLIKIMATEPKVCPHIHIPMQSASDKILKAMNRKYSYEHYLGLIKKLRTAVPDVSVTTDIIVGFPGETDEDFEDTLKAVKTIRFGGLYVFRYSPRPDTKAAEMIDDVPFEEKKRRHAVILKESNKISIEIVSEMLGSTQQVLAEEIKNGIIKARTKNGRKVFAEGRKEYIGKHINVNIKEAKINSLFGDIV, encoded by the coding sequence TTGAATTATTTAATTGAAACAATAGGCTGCCAGATGAATGTATGCGACTCTGATATGCTTGTTTCTATTTTTTCGGCTTATGGAGCGTCAAAAGCAAACAATCTGTCAGAGGCGGATGTAGTTATACTAAACACCTGTTCTGTACGATCACAGGCGGAACAAAAAGCTTTTTCTTATCTTGGCAGAGTAAAAGAGTTCAAACAAAAAAATCCCTGTATAAAAATAGTTGTTATAGGCTGCATGGCGGAGAGACTCGGTCCTAATATTAAAAAGCGTTTTAGCAGCGTTGATTTAATTATAGGCGCAAAAGATATTGGCAATGCCGCTTTAAAAATTATGAACTTGTTCCGCACGGACTATTCTGCGAAAAAAGTAAATTCTGAAATAAAATCTAAAATTGTAAGATATGTCACTATTATGAGAGGATGCGACAATTACTGCTCGTACTGCGCAGTACCTTTTGTAAGAGGAAGAGAAGTAAGCATTAACTGCGAGACAATAGTAAATGAATGTTCCTCAATGGTAAAAAACGACGCAAGGGAAATAATACTTTTAGGACAGAATGTAAACTCATATCAATATGAAGACGTAAACTTTGCTTCGTTAATTAAAAAAACTGCGGCAATAGAAAATCTTGAAAGAATAAGATTCATGACAAACCATCCTAAAGATTTAAGCGATGATCTGATAAAAATCATGGCGACAGAACCGAAAGTATGTCCTCATATTCATATTCCTATGCAGTCTGCATCCGACAAAATTCTTAAAGCCATGAACAGAAAATATTCTTACGAACATTATCTGGGATTAATTAAGAAATTAAGAACTGCTGTGCCCGACGTAAGCGTAACAACTGACATTATTGTAGGTTTTCCCGGAGAAACCGATGAGGATTTTGAGGATACTTTAAAGGCGGTAAAGACAATAAGATTCGGCGGACTGTATGTTTTCAGGTATTCTCCGCGTCCTGATACAAAAGCGGCAGAAATGATTGACGACGTGCCTTTTGAAGAAAAAAAGAGACGCCATGCAGTTATACTTAAAGAATCAAATAAAATTTCCATTGAAATTGTTTCGGAAATGCTGGGAAGCACCCAGCAGGTTTTAGCCGAAGAAATTAAAAACGGCATTATAAAAGCAAGAACGAAAAACGGGCGTAAAGTTTTTGCAGAAGGCAGAAAGGAATATATCGGTAAGCATATCAATGTTAATATCAAAGAAGCAAAGATAAATTCATTATTCGGAGATATTGTATGA
- a CDS encoding AAA family ATPase: protein MPIKINNLTISGIRGIQNTINLQLNGKSILLYGENGSGKSSITDAIEWLYKDSVSHLENTEINLKDALRNSYTDKAINSEVYIKDNQNFNISKKLFYKGSKLVSDLSNTSETYMLASEKENLLIRYYLLRNFVSQTKSDKLKLLSDIIGFSEVTKTKEILKKTFNSVKNEIKNQNFESLINIQKETLISKIGATVSQENNLIEKINEKIKPLNLEIVAATIKDIDMILEQISKQSVNKELLSSQAFLETTKEDLASLKNDRILIDKEYKEFYAKFNEIVADTQSVMQTYLAELLKTGNLLIEKKYPNDNTCPLCLQQKDLAKLNAEINQRLEEIKASSQIKDKFDNAKKSVSDISSKRIKRIEVMLNNLILLKPENTTIKKALENLKIKFKNYYETTEKKVIAGDKLPDNNELLITDNDFEIHTEILKRLEIINNTIKNNKATEIYSNISASKDAFLKIKRFENEKSKLEHQRKSLELTYNEFTKQQKEVLEIFINNFSAKINEFYQYMNPGELFQEIQIVPIGEEDELKGITIEYKYNDERVYPPQKYFSDGHLNCLGIAFFLASVIAFNKKNKFIVFDDVISSFDTEHRKRFADLLFDKFSDYQIILLTHETEWFNYVSQIAKKKGWLINTVKWSETKGTYLEEKPSDLKEFIEKELADGRAETLGNPIGQHLEHILKDICFNLKAQVNFRFNDINEKRMLDELLNSLKSRINEKGKSCWAEQLKTIDNVANSAILRNLLSHDNPFNPKLGDLRAFWVDIQNLKKIFFCQDKDCKKPKVSMKNYDTVNNKIRCGCGKTEYYWKK, encoded by the coding sequence ATGCCAATTAAAATAAACAATTTAACTATCTCTGGGATTAGAGGCATTCAAAACACTATAAATCTTCAGTTGAATGGAAAATCAATATTGCTTTATGGCGAAAACGGCTCTGGAAAAAGTAGTATCACAGACGCTATTGAATGGTTGTATAAAGACAGCGTGTCGCATTTAGAAAATACTGAAATCAATTTAAAAGACGCTTTGCGAAATTCATATACTGATAAAGCTATAAACTCTGAAGTTTACATCAAAGATAATCAGAATTTTAATATCTCAAAAAAACTATTTTATAAAGGCAGCAAACTTGTTTCTGACTTATCTAATACATCAGAAACATATATGCTTGCCTCCGAAAAAGAAAATTTATTGATTAGGTATTATTTGCTTAGAAATTTTGTCAGTCAAACAAAAAGCGATAAGTTAAAACTCCTCTCAGACATTATCGGCTTCTCGGAAGTTACTAAAACAAAAGAAATTTTAAAGAAAACTTTCAATTCAGTAAAAAATGAAATTAAAAACCAAAATTTTGAAAGCCTAATAAATATTCAAAAAGAAACGCTTATTTCAAAAATAGGAGCGACAGTAAGCCAAGAGAATAACTTAATTGAAAAAATCAATGAAAAAATAAAACCATTAAATCTTGAGATTGTTGCTGCAACAATAAAAGATATTGATATGATTTTGGAACAAATATCAAAGCAATCTGTAAATAAAGAACTTCTGTCTTCACAGGCTTTCCTTGAAACTACAAAAGAAGACCTTGCTTCTCTAAAAAACGATAGAATCCTTATTGATAAAGAATATAAAGAGTTTTACGCAAAATTTAATGAAATTGTAGCTGATACTCAAAGCGTAATGCAGACATATTTAGCAGAATTGTTAAAGACTGGAAATCTTCTTATAGAGAAAAAGTATCCTAATGATAACACTTGTCCTTTATGCCTACAACAAAAAGATCTCGCAAAGTTAAATGCAGAAATAAATCAAAGACTTGAGGAAATAAAAGCCTCTTCACAAATTAAAGACAAATTTGACAATGCAAAAAAATCGGTTTCTGATATTTCATCAAAACGAATAAAAAGAATAGAAGTTATGTTAAATAATCTAATATTATTAAAACCTGAAAATACCACTATTAAGAAAGCATTAGAAAATCTAAAAATAAAATTTAAAAATTATTATGAAACAACTGAAAAGAAAGTTATTGCCGGCGATAAATTGCCAGACAACAATGAGCTGCTCATTACGGACAATGATTTTGAAATTCATACGGAAATCCTAAAAAGATTAGAAATCATAAACAACACTATAAAAAATAATAAAGCAACTGAAATTTATTCAAATATATCTGCCTCAAAGGACGCATTTTTAAAAATTAAAAGATTTGAAAACGAAAAATCTAAATTAGAACATCAAAGAAAATCTTTAGAGTTGACTTATAACGAATTTACAAAGCAGCAAAAAGAAGTGTTAGAGATTTTTATAAATAATTTTTCTGCTAAAATAAACGAGTTTTATCAATATATGAACCCGGGCGAGTTATTCCAAGAAATACAAATTGTTCCAATTGGAGAAGAAGATGAGCTGAAAGGTATTACTATTGAATATAAATACAATGATGAAAGGGTATATCCGCCCCAGAAATATTTCAGCGATGGTCATTTGAATTGTTTGGGTATAGCATTTTTCTTGGCTTCTGTGATTGCATTCAATAAAAAAAACAAATTTATTGTTTTCGATGATGTAATTTCAAGTTTTGATACAGAACATAGAAAACGATTTGCAGATTTGCTTTTTGATAAGTTTTCAGATTATCAAATAATATTATTAACGCACGAGACGGAATGGTTCAATTATGTGAGCCAGATAGCAAAAAAGAAGGGCTGGTTAATCAACACTGTCAAATGGAGCGAAACAAAAGGAACATATTTGGAAGAAAAACCGTCAGATTTAAAAGAATTTATTGAAAAAGAACTTGCCGATGGAAGAGCGGAAACTCTCGGTAATCCTATAGGACAGCATTTAGAACATATTTTAAAAGATATATGTTTCAATTTAAAAGCTCAGGTAAATTTTCGTTTTAATGATATCAATGAAAAAAGAATGCTGGATGAATTACTCAACAGTCTAAAATCAAGGATTAACGAAAAAGGGAAATCTTGTTGGGCAGAGCAACTGAAAACTATAGATAATGTTGCAAATTCTGCCATTCTTAGAAATCTGCTTTCGCACGATAATCCTTTTAATCCTAAATTAGGCGATTTAAGAGCATTTTGGGTAGATATACAAAATCTGAAAAAAATATTTTTTTGCCAAGATAAAGACTGCAAAAAACCTAAAGTCTCAATGAAAAATTACGATACCGTAAATAATAAAATAAGATGCGGCTGCGGAAAGACTGAATATTATTGGAAAAAATAA
- the coaD gene encoding pantetheine-phosphate adenylyltransferase: protein MTKGILAVYPGSFDPPTNGHLDIIIRASHLFPKITIAVTKSINKKHIFSLQERINLLQKIIKNLKNVKVASFSGLLANYLAKINSFVLIRGLRALSDFEYEFQMALMNRNLNKKIETIFLMPDQSYTFLSSGMVREIAMLGGDTKDFVPECVKIELKKRSLDLLKDNFIE from the coding sequence ATGACAAAAGGAATTTTGGCAGTCTATCCGGGAAGTTTTGACCCGCCCACAAACGGACATTTAGATATAATAATAAGGGCTTCGCATCTATTCCCAAAAATAACAATTGCGGTAACAAAAAGTATAAACAAAAAACATATATTCTCCTTGCAAGAAAGAATTAATTTGCTACAAAAAATTATAAAGAACTTGAAAAATGTAAAAGTAGCATCTTTTTCTGGTCTCTTGGCAAATTACCTTGCAAAAATTAATTCTTTTGTGCTAATAAGAGGATTAAGAGCTCTTTCTGATTTTGAATATGAGTTTCAAATGGCTTTGATGAATAGAAACCTAAACAAGAAAATTGAGACAATATTCTTAATGCCGGATCAGTCTTATACATTTCTTTCTTCAGGCATGGTAAGAGAAATTGCAATGCTCGGAGGAGATACTAAAGATTTTGTACCCGAATGCGTTAAAATAGAATTAAAAAAACGCTCTCTTGACTTGTTAAAAGATAATTTTATTGAATAA
- the mutS gene encoding DNA mismatch repair protein MutS, giving the protein MKQYWNIKAKYSGMVLFFRLGDFYEMFGDDAVKAAPVLEVVLTRRVGIPMCGVPYHSVNSYIRKLITKGFKVAICEQLEESGTTKGIVKRGVTKVLTPGTILEDTLLESKENNFLMSVIFDDTAASATFAAADISTGEFFVSETTLKSIEAEVLKYNPGELIISAGSRQNKHISDFTAKLKVTVSDIDNSFFDIEKAQNITAELFGGNAVKKFGLNKKEIVCACGALLAYIKEMQPQSVSIFSEIKYIRNSDFMYLDTAAIKNLELLNSMTSGKTENSLLSVMDSTKTPMGARTIRQWLIKPLLDISKIKNRQNIVRFFIKNPNVRKEIVEKLKTVSDIERITARVSSGSANPKDLTALKNSLKTINNISEIIKSAEGLGFNIPENAQITNKISSYLSDEPPVSVKDGNVIKNGVAAELDELRKISTDTKAYISNLEAKERATSGINNLKIGYTSVFGYYIEISKSNAASAPKHYVRKQTVTAGERYITEELKILEEKILSAQEKTLRLENSLFNNLVQEISVFTADILKTSQIISEIDIFCGFAENATEYNYVCPKISEGRELSIKDGRHPVVERILKNGEFTANDIAFGENSKIMILTGPNMSGKSTYLRQTALIVIMAQIGSFVPSQSAEIGLVDKIFTRIGAGDNLAGGESTFMVEMSETANIMNQYTQRSLIILDEVGRGTSTYDGMSIAWAIIEFFADDKRKANTGAKILFATHYFELTGLSETLKGVVNYSVDIKEWNGDVIFLHKIVKGSADKSYGIYVAKIAGMPHQVIERAYEILSRLEKNSVEYSKRDESPQIEFFRDSGDPQILTELKNIDIDSLSPIEAFNIMHNWKNKYK; this is encoded by the coding sequence ATGAAGCAATACTGGAATATTAAAGCTAAATATTCAGGTATGGTGTTGTTTTTCCGCTTAGGCGATTTTTATGAGATGTTCGGCGATGATGCTGTGAAAGCAGCGCCTGTTCTTGAAGTTGTGCTCACACGGAGAGTTGGAATTCCTATGTGCGGGGTTCCTTACCACTCGGTAAACTCTTACATAAGAAAACTTATAACAAAAGGCTTTAAAGTTGCCATTTGCGAACAGCTTGAAGAATCCGGAACCACAAAAGGCATTGTAAAACGCGGAGTCACAAAAGTTCTAACTCCCGGAACAATCTTAGAAGATACTCTTTTGGAATCAAAAGAAAATAATTTTTTGATGTCAGTTATTTTTGACGATACTGCAGCATCTGCAACGTTTGCGGCGGCTGACATATCAACAGGCGAATTTTTTGTTTCAGAAACAACATTAAAATCTATTGAAGCTGAAGTATTAAAATATAATCCAGGCGAACTTATTATATCCGCCGGCAGCAGGCAAAACAAGCATATATCAGATTTTACGGCAAAACTTAAAGTGACTGTTTCCGATATAGACAATTCTTTTTTTGATATTGAAAAAGCTCAAAATATAACAGCGGAACTTTTCGGCGGCAACGCCGTAAAAAAGTTCGGACTTAATAAAAAAGAAATAGTCTGCGCCTGCGGGGCTTTGCTTGCTTATATAAAAGAAATGCAGCCGCAAAGCGTCAGTATTTTTTCAGAAATAAAATATATAAGAAACTCAGATTTTATGTATTTAGACACCGCCGCAATAAAAAATCTTGAACTTCTCAATTCTATGACGAGCGGAAAAACTGAAAATTCGCTGCTTTCGGTTATGGACTCTACAAAAACGCCTATGGGCGCAAGAACTATACGACAGTGGCTTATAAAACCGCTCTTAGACATTTCAAAAATTAAAAACCGCCAAAATATTGTAAGATTTTTTATAAAGAATCCAAATGTGCGGAAAGAAATTGTTGAAAAATTGAAAACCGTTTCCGATATTGAAAGAATAACAGCAAGAGTTTCTTCCGGCAGCGCAAATCCTAAAGATTTAACGGCATTAAAAAATTCATTAAAGACAATAAATAACATTTCGGAAATTATAAAATCTGCAGAGGGATTAGGCTTTAACATTCCTGAAAATGCTCAAATAACAAATAAAATTTCCTCGTATCTGTCTGATGAACCGCCCGTGTCCGTAAAAGACGGAAACGTAATTAAAAACGGTGTTGCCGCAGAACTTGACGAATTAAGAAAAATCTCAACTGATACAAAAGCCTATATATCCAATCTGGAAGCTAAAGAAAGAGCCACATCCGGAATAAACAATCTTAAAATAGGTTATACTTCGGTGTTCGGTTATTATATAGAAATCAGCAAATCAAACGCTGCATCGGCGCCAAAACATTACGTGCGCAAGCAGACCGTTACGGCAGGTGAAAGATATATAACTGAAGAATTAAAAATTCTTGAAGAAAAAATATTATCCGCGCAGGAGAAAACTCTAAGGCTTGAAAACAGTCTCTTCAATAATTTAGTACAGGAAATATCCGTTTTTACAGCAGATATTCTAAAGACTTCGCAGATTATTTCAGAAATCGACATTTTTTGCGGATTTGCCGAAAACGCAACAGAATATAATTATGTCTGTCCTAAAATTTCAGAAGGCAGAGAGCTTTCTATTAAAGACGGCAGGCATCCCGTTGTGGAAAGAATATTAAAAAACGGCGAATTTACGGCAAACGACATTGCTTTTGGCGAAAATTCAAAAATAATGATTCTTACCGGTCCCAATATGTCCGGGAAATCCACTTATTTAAGACAAACGGCTCTTATTGTGATAATGGCTCAGATTGGATCTTTTGTTCCGTCTCAAAGCGCGGAAATAGGACTTGTTGACAAAATATTTACAAGAATCGGTGCGGGGGACAATCTTGCAGGCGGAGAATCAACTTTTATGGTTGAAATGTCGGAAACCGCAAACATTATGAACCAATATACGCAAAGAAGCCTTATTATTCTTGACGAAGTAGGTAGAGGAACGTCAACTTATGACGGAATGTCTATAGCATGGGCAATAATAGAATTTTTTGCAGACGATAAAAGAAAAGCAAATACGGGCGCAAAAATACTTTTTGCGACGCATTATTTTGAACTCACAGGACTTTCCGAAACGCTCAAGGGAGTGGTAAATTACAGCGTTGACATTAAAGAATGGAACGGCGACGTCATATTTTTACATAAAATAGTTAAGGGCAGCGCCGATAAATCTTACGGGATATATGTTGCAAAAATTGCCGGAATGCCTCATCAGGTTATAGAGAGAGCTTATGAAATTTTAAGCAGACTGGAAAAAAATTCCGTTGAATATTCAAAACGTGACGAAAGCCCGCAGATTGAATTTTTCCGCGACAGCGGCGATCCTCAGATCTTAACAGAGTTAAAAAATATTGATATAGACTCTTTAAGTCCTATAGAAGCGTTCAATATCATGCATAATTGGAAAAACAAATACAAATAA
- a CDS encoding prepilin peptidase — MISFILEIILVSYAGFKIGNGICKTSFIKFLSALSFALLFYRFSFSFQFILFAFLTFSLISVSTTDYFHRIIPAIVPIFLIITGFIFSFMNSALGETYPSRFINSVLGILTGGGVLLAAGFLGQLIYKKEAIGGGDIKLMAGVGVFIGWEKALFAVFIAAVMGGIAGLILLAAKKIEKKGYIPFGPFLSAASFITLFLPQPYMFFIWGTLLIRKITAL, encoded by the coding sequence ATGATATCTTTTATTCTGGAAATAATTTTAGTTTCTTACGCGGGTTTTAAAATTGGAAACGGTATATGTAAAACTTCTTTTATTAAATTTCTTTCGGCATTGTCTTTTGCATTGCTTTTCTACAGGTTCTCTTTTTCATTTCAATTCATCTTATTTGCTTTTCTTACATTTTCACTGATTTCTGTTTCGACAACGGATTACTTTCACAGAATAATACCTGCAATAGTTCCAATTTTTTTAATTATTACAGGCTTTATATTTAGTTTTATGAATTCAGCTCTGGGCGAAACATATCCATCAAGATTTATCAATTCTGTTTTAGGCATTCTTACCGGCGGAGGCGTTTTACTTGCTGCCGGATTCTTAGGACAGCTTATTTATAAAAAAGAAGCCATTGGCGGCGGAGATATTAAACTTATGGCGGGCGTTGGCGTTTTTATCGGGTGGGAAAAAGCGTTATTTGCAGTTTTTATTGCAGCAGTTATGGGCGGCATAGCAGGCTTAATACTTTTGGCTGCAAAAAAAATAGAAAAAAAAGGATATATTCCATTCGGTCCGTTTTTATCGGCAGCATCTTTTATAACTCTATTTCTTCCGCAGCCTTATATGTTTTTTATATGGGGAACGCTTTTAATAAGAAAAATTACGGCTTTATAA
- a CDS encoding LPS-assembly protein LptD, which yields MKNFLSRKIAVCVAILLLAVLKVFGYEINIFADNLEYDERSNQLFAKSNVILGWEGKKVFADYVEFEKKTIKAHGNVRVEESENTIYADNVAYNYDEKNGSIEETFGNHHSSNVFIRAKSMEIKNKDTYAINGIKLSKCDLDNPHIHIRAKHGKLILNKRLIIYNAVFYIEKIPIFYLPVFTKSLKSDKSFGSDLKFEINPKFTDKKSIYLNMLISCALSESLKAKVSADFFNKSGNSQEIKIDYKEKDASGSISVNEPQNLEKRTLKADYFRRIDSIWNVRSKVWITKDKGIDNYRHEHNKWDIWDSFLSLKNFYPYSYSYVTTTRHGNDTNLNISVEHKAYNDSANEHKVSYTLLPKIELTSHYRNIFMGIMRKFSFMYQNVYRRYQYKQVYYSDDYETYDKSFYQSKSRLNYKLLRAFKVGNPLTLVPALKIVLKPSSTGDFGQKEYRGLFTKYSGSLNTRFRVNDWMDWNIKYSLRARTKKNSLCVETLSGGNGIEKNSVSFNNDMYLGKQTMVQNSFSYNLQRKNNRLSPLITEVTYMLNDYTTVFAKQTQVLYPLRLGSLNLDLAVGQLDKAYLNFGAFYQEYQFDKIQMDDKDYLKHITLSQRYDKSGFYKTREINNTLGFGLCLTPKWRMDYNIKATIPLNISRIAIGEQKLKIYRDLHCYIFSIALKHSIKDNKSEIFFKFTPKSKASSNKEKKAAWWSSKEE from the coding sequence ATGAAAAACTTTTTGTCTAGGAAAATTGCTGTTTGTGTTGCGATATTATTATTAGCAGTTTTAAAAGTTTTTGGTTATGAGATTAATATATTTGCGGATAATCTTGAATACGATGAACGCAGCAATCAGCTTTTTGCAAAAAGCAATGTCATTTTGGGATGGGAAGGAAAAAAAGTATTTGCAGATTATGTTGAATTTGAAAAAAAGACTATAAAAGCCCACGGCAACGTCAGGGTTGAAGAGTCAGAAAATACAATTTATGCAGACAATGTTGCATATAATTATGATGAGAAAAACGGAAGTATAGAAGAAACTTTCGGGAATCATCATTCTTCTAATGTGTTTATTCGTGCAAAATCTATGGAAATAAAGAATAAAGATACGTACGCAATAAACGGCATCAAACTTTCAAAGTGCGATTTGGACAATCCCCACATTCATATCAGGGCAAAGCATGGAAAACTTATATTAAATAAAAGATTGATCATTTACAACGCTGTCTTTTATATCGAAAAAATTCCCATATTCTATCTGCCTGTATTTACAAAATCTTTAAAAAGCGACAAATCTTTTGGATCAGACTTAAAATTTGAAATCAATCCGAAATTTACAGATAAGAAAAGTATATATTTAAATATGCTGATCTCATGCGCGTTAAGCGAGTCTTTAAAAGCAAAAGTTTCAGCTGACTTTTTTAACAAATCAGGAAATTCTCAGGAAATAAAAATTGATTATAAAGAAAAAGATGCAAGCGGAAGCATCTCTGTTAATGAACCCCAAAATTTAGAAAAAAGGACACTAAAGGCCGATTACTTCCGCAGGATAGACAGTATATGGAACGTACGATCTAAAGTATGGATTACAAAGGATAAAGGTATTGACAACTATCGACATGAACATAATAAATGGGATATTTGGGATTCATTTCTGTCGCTTAAAAACTTTTATCCTTATTCTTATTCTTATGTTACTACAACAAGACATGGAAATGATACAAATTTAAATATCAGCGTCGAGCATAAAGCCTATAACGATAGCGCTAACGAACATAAAGTGTCGTATACATTACTTCCAAAGATAGAATTAACATCTCATTACAGAAATATTTTCATGGGGATAATGCGCAAGTTCTCTTTTATGTACCAAAACGTTTATAGGCGATATCAATATAAACAAGTTTATTATTCTGACGATTATGAAACTTATGATAAATCTTTTTATCAAAGCAAAAGTCGTTTAAATTACAAACTGCTGAGAGCTTTTAAAGTCGGCAATCCGCTTACATTAGTTCCCGCTCTAAAAATTGTGTTAAAACCGTCCAGCACAGGCGATTTCGGGCAAAAAGAATATAGAGGGCTTTTTACAAAATATTCAGGTTCCTTAAATACAAGATTTAGAGTTAATGATTGGATGGACTGGAATATCAAGTATTCCTTAAGAGCAAGAACGAAAAAAAATTCTTTATGCGTGGAAACTTTAAGCGGCGGCAACGGCATTGAAAAAAATTCTGTCTCTTTCAACAACGATATGTATTTAGGAAAACAAACTATGGTTCAAAACTCTTTTTCTTACAATTTACAACGTAAAAACAACAGACTGTCGCCGCTTATCACCGAAGTAACATACATGTTAAACGATTATACGACCGTATTCGCAAAACAAACGCAGGTTTTATATCCACTTAGACTTGGCTCTCTGAATCTGGATTTAGCAGTCGGACAGCTGGATAAAGCCTACTTAAATTTCGGCGCTTTTTACCAAGAGTATCAGTTTGACAAAATACAGATGGATGATAAAGACTACTTAAAACATATTACTCTTTCTCAAAGATATGATAAATCTGGGTTTTACAAAACCCGCGAAATCAATAATACTTTAGGATTTGGATTATGCCTTACTCCTAAATGGAGAATGGATTACAACATAAAAGCAACGATTCCTCTTAATATATCACGCATCGCAATAGGTGAACAGAAACTCAAGATTTACAGAGATTTACACTGCTATATTTTCAGCATAGCTTTGAAACACTCCATAAAAGACAATAAGTCAGAAATATTTTTTAAATTTACTCCGAAATCAAAAGCGTCTTCTAATAAAGAAAAAAAAGCAGCATGGTGGAGTTCGAAAGAAGAATAG